The DNA segment ACAGAGCTTGAAAAGCTGCCTGGATACGCTAGGGTTCTAATTAATTATTATGGCTTGAAGGAGGGAGAAACGCTTATAATTGTTTCTAATTCAGGGAACAGGGTTCTTCCAGTTGAAGCTGGGATTGAAGCAAGGAAGAGGGGGGTAAAGGTTATCGCTATAACTTCGGAGGAGTACTCTAAGTCTCTTCCGGTCGAGAACCCTTATGGGAAAAAGCTATTTGAGGTTGCCGATGTCTCCATAGATAATAAGATGCCGCCCGGAGATGCCGTAATAGACGTAGAGGGTTTATCGGCGAAGATAGCGCCTGTATCCACAATAATAAACTCCTTCATCTTACAGAGCCTAGTGATCGCCACAGTTGATAAGCTGATTAAGGATGGTGTTAAGCCTAGAATTTGGGTGAGCGCGCATATACCCGGTGGAGAAGAGAAGAATAGGGCGATACTGGCAGAATACTTCAGGAGAATCAAGCCTCTATAGGCGGTTACCTATGTCTAAGTTTTATGCGGCTCTAAGTGATCATGGGCTTAACGCGGGGTGAAATATCCTTTGCATAGGAAACTGGTTCTCGGGGTTGATGGTGGAGCAACAAAAACCATATGCGTTATTTCTGATGAAGATTTTAGGGTTGTTGGGGTTGGAAAAGCTGGCCCATGCAACTATAATGTTGTCGGCGTCGAGAACGCTCGAAGAAACGTTGAAAAAGCTATTCAGATGGCTTATTCAAGTATTAGTGATGGGCAGCTGAAGGGTAAAGTAGCCGACGTGGGATGCTTTGGGATCGGCGGGTTGACGACGCAGCGTGATTACGAGATAATCTCCAGTAAAATAGTTCCATTAGAATCCGCTAGAAACAGGGTAATAGTTAACGATGTTGTAGTCGCCTTCTACGCTGCAACAGGCGGCGAACCGGGCATAGTTGTTGTCGCCGGCACTGGCTCCATAGCCTACGGCATGAATAGTAGGGGGGAGAGCATGATATCCAGCGGATGGGGTTGGCTTATAGGCGATGAGGGGAGCGCCTTCTACATAGCGAGGCAGGCGCTGGCTTCAGCCACGAAGGCCTATGATGGGAGAGGGAGAAAAACCATTCTGGTGGACATGTTTAGGGAGGAGTTTGGGGTAAGCGACTTTAAAGATATAGTTCCAAAAATCTACCATGAGGTTACGTCAACCAATATTGCCTTGCTGTCTAGAGTAGTTTTTTCAGCTGCGAGAAGAGGCGACAGGGTGGCGATGAAAATATTGAGGGATGCGGGTGAGGAGTTAGGTAAAGCGGCGGTTGCCATAGCGAGGAGACTTTTCAATAAAGGTGAGCGTATAGTGGTTGGCGTGTCGGGCGGCGTCTTCAGAGCGGATTTAACGGTGTGGGAGCACTTCAAGAAATACGTGTCAAAGCGGCTGCCAAACGTCATATTCACTCCTCCAGTAGAGCATCCGGTTGTAGGCGCGCTGATAATGGGATATAAGGCTCTTAACTTAGAGATAAGCGACGAGGATAAGTTGTCTCTGATGGAAAATGTGGCGCGTGAAATTGGGGAGTAAACGCTTCCCTTTAAATCCAAAGATATCGGGAACTTTGTGTTCGGCTGGGCATCGAAAATCCTTAAATGGGCTACCGCTCTAGTGAATGTTGGTGGATTAATATGGAGAGGAAGCCTTGCCCAAACATAGAAGTTAACTTGGAGAATTGTCCATGCACGTATCCATGCGATATTAAAGGTATCTGCTGCCAATGCCTACTTAACCATAGATTGCATGGCGAGTTACCGGCATGCTATTTCCCACCTGAAGTCGAGAGAACGTATGATAGATCCATAAGAAGGTTTATAGCGGTTTACAGAAAATAGCGGAATAAAGATGTGCTTCCAGAGATTCACAGAATATATGCGTGGGGTTCACCATGCTCGACGTCGTTACTCTGGGTGAAATGCTAGTTCAATTTAACCCTGTTACAACTGGGCCCTTAAGGCACGTGGTGTACTTTGAGAAGCATGCTGCGGGTTCGGAGGCCAACTTTGCGATAGGCATGGTTAGGCTCGGCTTTAAGGCGGGGTTTATAACTCGCGTTGGAAACGATGAGTTTGGGAAATATATTCTCTCTGTTTTAAGGGGTGAGGGTGTAGATACCTCAAGGGTTAAGATAGACTATGAGGCGCCAACCGGCATATATTTTATACAGAGGGGTTACCCTATACCGGAGAGGAGCTCCGTGCTCTATTATAGGCGGGGTTCAGCTGCGAGCAGAATGTCGCCTGGAGACATAGATGAGAACTACATTAAGGGCTCTAGGCTGCTGCATTTAACGGGGATCACGCCCGCTTTAAGCGAGAGTTGCAGAGAAGCCACATTTAAATCGTTGAGGATTGCTGTTGAAAACAAGATTATGGTTTCCTTCGACACGAATATTAGATTGAAGCTCTGGCTTAAAGCGGAAAAAGCCCGAGAGACGTTGCTCCCAATGATTGAGAAGGCAGACATAGTCTTGACTGAACCAGAAGACGCTGAGATCCTAATAGGCGAGAAAGATCCGGGAAAAATAATTGATAGGATGCTTGCGCTGGGCCCAAGGATAATTGCAGTTAAGCTCGGCGCAGAAGGGGCTGTAGCGTCCGATGGGCGAGCGATTTTTGTGAAGTCAGGGTTTAAAGTCCCGGTTGTCGATGTTATCGGCGCGGGGGACGCGTTTGCGGCCGGATTTATAGCGAGCATTCTTCGAGGGAGAAGCCTAGAAGAGGCCTTAATGTTTGGTAACGCCGCCGGCGCACTGGTTGTAGCTGTTAGGGGCGATATAGAAAATCTGCCATCATGGGAGGATATTGAGAAGTTTTTGGCTTTCCAGAGAAAGGAGCCCGTGGTGCTCAGGTGAGGGGAAAAGCAAATCTTTTTTCTTAGCCGTTAGCCGGATGCCCAGAGAGGTGAAATCTTTCTCATTATCGTGATTATTTCGCCTAAAGCCTCCATCTCGTCGGCGCTTAACTTATCCTTAAACTTGCTGTTTAGGAGCCTTGCATGCTCCTCTGGAATATGAGAGTAAAGTATGTCTCCCTCATCGAAATGTCTCCCGACGATCGGCCTATCTATTGAGATGGCAACCTGCCTCCCTTTTCCAGCATTTGGGATCGCTGCGCCCTTATCCTGTATCTGCAGTATTTCGCCTATCTCCTTCCCTTCGCCTGTCATTAACCTTATTCTAGGCTTTATCTGTCCGGCTAGGATCTCCACGCCAACTATTGCTGGCTTAGATCTACGGAAAACGTAGCCCGGCAGAACCTTTATCTTCGCCGGCTTAACCAGCCTCTCAAATTCGCCTCTCTCACGCGTCTCCTTCTCGCTTCTCATCCACTTAATATACTCGTCAATCAAGTGGTAGATGACGTTGTGCCAGAAGATGGGTATATTGTGCGCTTTCGCCTCTTCCTCAGCGTCGGGTAAAACCTTAACATTAAATGCTAGGACGACGCCGTATAAAGGCTCCTTCTCTTTAACGATTGTGGCTTCAGTCACATCTCTCTTCGACACGTCGCCAACGTCCGCCAATCTTACCGGGACACCGTTCCTAGAAAGGCTTTCAGCTATAGCCTCTAGGGAGCCCAATGTATCCGCCTTCAAGACAACTCCATCAATCTCGGTCGATATCCTTATTTTCCCAATCTCCTCTAAAACCTCCTTAACATATTCGTCTACCTTAGCCTCTGAGGGAACCACGTACACCGGCGCCCCGGCCAGAGCGCCTTCAAGGTTTGGTGCAACAATTTTCACTCCGGCAGCCGCGTAAACCTCATCAACGGATAGGAATCTCTCTCTGGGATCCCTTATCTCATCGAGCGGTTTAGGCATTAATATTGCCCTTACGCTTGTCACAATGGGTTTCTCCTTGCCGCCTAGCACTATTATGTCGCCTTTCCTCAAAACGCCGTCATAAATTATCGCGTTCACGGTTACGCCTAAACCAACCTCCTCCCTAACCTCTAGGACCGTGCCTTTTGCTGGGCCGCTGGTTGTTTGGAGTCTCCCTCTAAGATACTGCTGCGTTAAGCCCGCTAAAACCGCTATAAGCTCCGGTATTCCTTCACCCGTTTTCGCGCTTGTCGGTATGATGGCCACCGTTTTTGTAAAGTCTCTTATCCTATCAAATCTATCGGCCCTGAAAGATAGCTCAGAGAACTTCCCAATGATCCTATAGAGATGTTCGTCGAGGATCTGCCTAACAGCAGGCTCCTGCCTCTTGTAGGATTCTAGGAATGGAGCGTTGGGGTAGGGTTTCCAGCCCGGTATTCTGTCAATCTTGTTTGCTGCCACTAGAAAAGGCGTCTTCCTAGACTTTAAGATCTCAATAACTTCGTATGTTTGAGCCTCAAAACCCTTCAAAATATCTATGACGAGTATCGCTATGTCAGCTATTCCGCCGCCCCTACGCCTCAGGTTCGCGAAAGCCTCATGTCCCGGGGTATCGATCACTAAGAGCCCCGGTATCCGGATTTCGCCGCCAACGATCCTTAGAAATGGGCCAGCTATCTCCTTTAAAGTATCTATTGGAAAGAAGCTTGCGCCTATATGCTGAGTCATGCCTCCAACTTCACGGGCTTGAACACTAGTCTTTCTAATTAAGTCTAGAAGCGTGGTCTTGCCAGTATCAACGTGACCGAGGACACAGACGATAGGTTGCCTGATTCGAGTCTCCAATTCAAATCACTCTCGCCTTACCCAACCCTAAGAACCGCATCGCTTGGCTGCCTAGGCGGCTGCGTTCCGCGCGGTTAAGCAATGGATAAGTAGACAAGATATATAAATGAATCTCCGCTTAGATACGGCTCTTACAAAGGAGGCGAGGAAGCGCGGGGAGTCGATGAAGACGCTATGTAGCTAGTATCTTCATGTAATCAACGTTTCTCTTAACGAGCTCTACTGCGGCATTTATTCTTCTTGAATCCTTCGGCTTTATTCTTCCAATAATTTTCTGCACATGCTGGAGCGTCGTATAAGTGTCGTATGGTACAAGTATTAATGGAATATTGAGTTCATCAGCCCTTGGGAAAACCCTCACGTTTGGATATAGATTTCCAGTCAACACGATCGCTGCTACATCGGTTTCAAGAGCTGTTAAAATTATGTCTGTTCGATCACCGCCCGTGATTACAAGCTCATTAGTCACTTTTCGGAAGTATTTTGCCGCGCTCTCAGGGGTCATTGCACCTATGAGAATAGCCTCAACCATCTTATCCAACCCATCCTTTCCAGCTAAGACCCTTCCGCCGATGAAGTCGCATATTTCTCTAACGGTGGGAGCGCTTAGCATTTTATCTTCAGGAATCAAACCTAAAACGTTAATGCCAGATTTCTCGATAAACGGCTTAATTACCCGCTCAGTCCGCTCCAACCTGTCCTGCGGTATCCGATTCAAAATGACGCCGAATATTCTAGTACCCCACCTTATACAGCAGTCCTGAACCTGCAGAACGTCATCTACAACAGAATCCTCTCCAGCTTTCTCGACCAAAAGTATTTCGGCGTTAAAGTCCCTTGCGAGTTTCGGAACAGGGCATCCTGCAAAGGCGCCTGTGGAGAAAGTGGGCGGCCCCTCTATAAGCATTAAATCCGCTTTCTTTGAGATCTTCTCGTAGGCCTCATGTATTTTTTCAATGCAGGATTTTATGTCAATCCTTGTAAAATCCTCTAGAAACTCGTCTTTTCTAAGCACTAGTGGGCATATATCGCTGCTCTCACATCTCATGTTCAGGATCGATCCAATTATCTCCGCATCCTCATCTACGTGTTCTCTTCCAGGGATCAGTGAGGAGCTAAAACCTATAGGCTTAAAGTATCCGACGCTCTTGCCCATCTCCTTAGTAATAGATATGAGCGCCATTATAATAGCGCTTTTACCTGAAAGCTCATCCGTCGAAGCAACGTATATTGCTTTTTTAACCAACTTACATCCCTCACATATACTTTAAACTTAAATCCTACTTATTATTATTCTTATGTCAACCCCTAAGCATCCTTCGCCGCTCTCATAAACAAAAAGCGGGTTAACCTCCATCTCAGATATCTCCTTGACCTGCATCATAATCTGCGATATCTTGAGGATCACATCGATAACCGCATCTATATCTGAGGGCGGCTCACCTCTAACGCCTCTAAGGAGAGTATAAGCTCTGGTCTCCTCAATCATCTGGGCTGCTTCAGACCTTGTCAGCGGGCCTAGGCGATACGAGACGTCTCTCAGGAAGTTAACGTATATCCCGCCTAAACCAAACATTATTAATGGGCCGAACTGAGGGTCTCTAACCGCGCCGACGATGACCTCCTTACCTGGAGGCGCCATTTTCTGCACGAGGACGCCGGTTATCCTTGCGCCTGGAATAGCGGAACGCGCTCTCCTCACTAAAATCTCATAGTTTTCTTCGGCTTCGCTGCGGCTTCTAACGCCTAGTATAACGCCGCCGATATCTGTCTTATGCAGTATATCGGGTGAGACTATTTTTAGGACGACCGGGTAGCCGATTGAATCAGCTATTTTTCCGGCTTCCTCCCTGCTCCTAGCTATTCCAGCCGTCGGCATAGGTATGCCCGCCGCCTTAGCCACCTCAATAACCTCATCGACCATTAGAGTTGGGCGCCCCTCCAGCCTTGCGCGGTTGACTATATCCGCTATCTTCCCTATGTTTACGTCTAGCTGCGGAGCTAGTCCTTCAACCGGCATATCACGTATGAGGCTGTATTCATGCATTGTTTTTAGAACGAAGGCAGCTGATTCTGGGAAAGCGTAATTCGGTATGCGGCCCTCCTTAAGCGTTCTGATGGCTGGAGAAGTGTCTTCAAGCCCCATGAAGGACGCTATTATCGGTTTAGTGGACGATTTTCCCACCTCGGCAACAACCTTAGCGATCTCCTCACATGGGGTTACAGCTTGCGGCGTTAAAATAACTATTATTCCATCCACATTTCCACTCTTTAAACCGGACTCTAAAGCCAATTTATACCGGTTTTCTTCAGCGTCACCTAGAACATCCAGCGGATTACTTAGGCTTGCATGGGGAGGCATCTGCTCCCGAAGCTTCTCTATTATCTCGTACTCCAGCAGCGGTAGATCTAACCCCATCTTCTCGCATGCGTCAGCCGTTAATATACCTGGGCCTCCGCCGTTCGTCACTATTAAGACCCTTTTACCTTTTGGGATTGGCTGTAGGCTGAACGATATAACAAGGTTAAACAGCTCCTCCAGAGTGTTAACCCTTATTATCCCAGCTTTTTTGAAGGCTGCTGAGAAGGCTGTCTCTGACCCCGCCAACGATCCCGTGTGGGATGAAACCGCTTTTACTCCGGCGCTAGTTGTTCCAGCTTTTATGGCTATTATAGGCTTTTTTCTAGAGACTCTCCTAGCTACTTCAACGAAGCGTTCGCCCTCCTTAACGCCCTCTACATAAAGCCCAATAACCCTAGTATCCTCATCTTCGCCTAAAGCCTCTATGAAGTCAGCTTCGTTTAAATCAGCCTCATTACCTAAGCTTACGAACTTCGTGAACCCAATCTCGTTTCTAATAGCCCAATTCAATATAGCGCTTCCAAGAGCCCCGCTCTGTGAGACAAACGCTATGTTTCCTGGCAGAGGCATTGAGGGCGCAAATGAGGCGTTCACCCTGCTTTGAACGCTTATTATGCCTAGACAATTGGGGCCCTGCATGCGCATCCCGTATTTCCGACATATGCTGACGACTTCGCGTTCTAGCTGCGCCCCCTCCCTGCCGGTCTCGCTAAAGCCAGCTGAGATGACGATTAAACCCTTAACCCCCTTTAAACCGCAATCCTCGACAACTGACGGCACAATTTTGGCTGGAACAACTATTACCGCTAGGTCAACTTCTCCGGGGGTTTCTCTTATGCTTCTGTAGCATTTAAAGCCAAGTATCTCGTCAGCGTTCGGGTTTATTGGGTATAAAGCCCCTTTAAAGCCAGCTTCAACGATGTTTCTGAATACTCTGTGCCCAACCTTAGAGGGGTCTCTGCTTGCACCGATAACGGCTATGGATCTTGGGTTGAAGAACGCGTCCAGCTTCATAGGCAACCCTCGTTAACTTGGGATATCTGTCGAATCCTCATTTTAAGCGCTTAAGCTGAATATATATCTAGCTCTTAAAGTATAAGGCGCATTTATCTTAAATGAAAATTTTATTCGATTTTTAGGGGGTTAAAAAGCTAATATTATATCCGACTTCTCTATTCTCCGTTTCTAAAATCTGCGAGTATTTTCTCCTTAACCATGTCAAAATGCTCAGGTAGTTTTTGCGGCGGAAGGTTCCTGCTCAGGTACTCTGAGAAGTATTTTGTGTATTTTTCCATGCTTTCTGAAGCCAGCATCTCCGCGTACTTCGCTATGTGTTCACCGCGTATTCTAGACTCATCTGGCAGTATGGATTCATCATGTGGAACTTCTATCCCCGCATCCACGAATCCCTTCATTGTTGCAAATACGGCTGCACCCCTTGAAGGTGTATGTAAACCTATATCTAATACGGCTTCCCTAACACCTTTCTTAGCAGCCTTTAGGCCGCACAGCATCCCGGTCAAATATGCTGCCGGAAGATTGTTTAAGTCTCCAAGCCAATTATACTTCTTCCTCAACTCGCGGGAGTGCGCTGACGCTATAACCACATCTCCTATAACCGTTGCCCTCACAAGCTGAGCTATTATGTTTCTATTGGTTTTTCTGACGATAAGCCTAGGTAAACCTGAAAGTATAAGCTTTTTTCTAAGCCTGTAGTCTGTTTTACCCTCTCTACGCCTCCTGAACGGAACGCTATACGAGGGCCCTTCAGCCATCATCGCTTCCTCCTTAAACCATGCGCCTCAATATAACGGTGCAAGTCCGCAGTTGACTTAAAGGCGCCCGCCTTAGCCTTAAGATATAGCTGCCTGTAAACTCTAACAGATATAACGTGCTTCTCCTTAAGTTCACGAAGCCTCCTTCTTAAAGACCTGATCCTCTCAACCCAATCCTTCTGATGGCTAACTCTAGCGCTCATGGCACCGCTTCTGCTCCCCATTCCCCTACGCCTACCCTTCCTCTTCTTCTCGTGAGCGATGCGCGCTCTGGCGCGGCTAACCCCTCTATCCTTCAGTTTCCTTATGACGCCCTCATGTATCAGCCTTTTAATATCTTCCCTAGTTATTGCGGCTTCAACATTCTCAATTTTTTCGGGATCTATCCAAACTCTATCCTCACCGACGCCTAGAATTTCCGCAGCCATCCTGCGCTGGCTCTTTAAACTCAATTTCAAACACCTCCATGTATAGCGGTTATTTCTGGCTGGTCTCCGCGGTTTCCTCCTTTCTTTCCTCTATGGGTACACCCGGATTTAAAACGTGGATGCCCATCTCCTTCGCACCTCTAAGTATTTCAGCCCTCTTTTTAGCGCCAACGGTATGAGCTATCCTTGCGGCTTCAGTTTCAGGATTTATTTTACTTAAATCATTAACGTTATAGACGATAACTTCCCTATAAGCTGATGGATGCAAACCTTTGG comes from the Candidatus Bathyarchaeia archaeon genome and includes:
- a CDS encoding acetate--CoA ligase translates to MKLDAFFNPRSIAVIGASRDPSKVGHRVFRNIVEAGFKGALYPINPNADEILGFKCYRSIRETPGEVDLAVIVVPAKIVPSVVEDCGLKGVKGLIVISAGFSETGREGAQLEREVVSICRKYGMRMQGPNCLGIISVQSRVNASFAPSMPLPGNIAFVSQSGALGSAILNWAIRNEIGFTKFVSLGNEADLNEADFIEALGEDEDTRVIGLYVEGVKEGERFVEVARRVSRKKPIIAIKAGTTSAGVKAVSSHTGSLAGSETAFSAAFKKAGIIRVNTLEELFNLVISFSLQPIPKGKRVLIVTNGGGPGILTADACEKMGLDLPLLEYEIIEKLREQMPPHASLSNPLDVLGDAEENRYKLALESGLKSGNVDGIIVILTPQAVTPCEEIAKVVAEVGKSSTKPIIASFMGLEDTSPAIRTLKEGRIPNYAFPESAAFVLKTMHEYSLIRDMPVEGLAPQLDVNIGKIADIVNRARLEGRPTLMVDEVIEVAKAAGIPMPTAGIARSREEAGKIADSIGYPVVLKIVSPDILHKTDIGGVILGVRSRSEAEENYEILVRRARSAIPGARITGVLVQKMAPPGKEVIVGAVRDPQFGPLIMFGLGGIYVNFLRDVSYRLGPLTRSEAAQMIEETRAYTLLRGVRGEPPSDIDAVIDVILKISQIMMQVKEISEMEVNPLFVYESGEGCLGVDIRIIISRI
- a CDS encoding 50S ribosomal protein L18 produces the protein MAEGPSYSVPFRRRREGKTDYRLRKKLILSGLPRLIVRKTNRNIIAQLVRATVIGDVVIASAHSRELRKKYNWLGDLNNLPAAYLTGMLCGLKAAKKGVREAVLDIGLHTPSRGAAVFATMKGFVDAGIEVPHDESILPDESRIRGEHIAKYAEMLASESMEKYTKYFSEYLSRNLPPQKLPEHFDMVKEKILADFRNGE
- a CDS encoding BadF/BadG/BcrA/BcrD ATPase family protein, whose product is MHRKLVLGVDGGATKTICVISDEDFRVVGVGKAGPCNYNVVGVENARRNVEKAIQMAYSSISDGQLKGKVADVGCFGIGGLTTQRDYEIISSKIVPLESARNRVIVNDVVVAFYAATGGEPGIVVVAGTGSIAYGMNSRGESMISSGWGWLIGDEGSAFYIARQALASATKAYDGRGRKTILVDMFREEFGVSDFKDIVPKIYHEVTSTNIALLSRVVFSAARRGDRVAMKILRDAGEELGKAAVAIARRLFNKGERIVVGVSGGVFRADLTVWEHFKKYVSKRLPNVIFTPPVEHPVVGALIMGYKALNLEISDEDKLSLMENVAREIGE
- a CDS encoding 50S ribosomal protein L19e — its product is MSLKSQRRMAAEILGVGEDRVWIDPEKIENVEAAITREDIKRLIHEGVIRKLKDRGVSRARARIAHEKKRKGRRRGMGSRSGAMSARVSHQKDWVERIRSLRRRLRELKEKHVISVRVYRQLYLKAKAGAFKSTADLHRYIEAHGLRRKR
- a CDS encoding 50S ribosomal protein L32e, translated to MTARSEGLEKLKDSVELREKIKRKKPDFIRQESWRYGRVDESWRKPKGIDSKMRKEVKGWPAKVKIGYGGPKAAKGLHPSAYREVIVYNVNDLSKINPETEAARIAHTVGAKKRAEILRGAKEMGIHVLNPGVPIEERKEETAETSQK
- a CDS encoding sugar kinase, which produces MLDVVTLGEMLVQFNPVTTGPLRHVVYFEKHAAGSEANFAIGMVRLGFKAGFITRVGNDEFGKYILSVLRGEGVDTSRVKIDYEAPTGIYFIQRGYPIPERSSVLYYRRGSAASRMSPGDIDENYIKGSRLLHLTGITPALSESCREATFKSLRIAVENKIMVSFDTNIRLKLWLKAEKARETLLPMIEKADIVLTEPEDAEILIGEKDPGKIIDRMLALGPRIIAVKLGAEGAVASDGRAIFVKSGFKVPVVDVIGAGDAFAAGFIASILRGRSLEEALMFGNAAGALVVAVRGDIENLPSWEDIEKFLAFQRKEPVVLR
- a CDS encoding SIS domain-containing protein — protein: MLPLIEEYKNKIFKLIERIYSEEWEDILNASKIMADCVKENNLIYAFGAGHSMALALDIFYRAGGLPQVYPMLDLSVSAYNGAIKSTELEKLPGYARVLINYYGLKEGETLIIVSNSGNRVLPVEAGIEARKRGVKVIAITSEEYSKSLPVENPYGKKLFEVADVSIDNKMPPGDAVIDVEGLSAKIAPVSTIINSFILQSLVIATVDKLIKDGVKPRIWVSAHIPGGEEKNRAILAEYFRRIKPL
- the infB gene encoding translation initiation factor IF-2, coding for METRIRQPIVCVLGHVDTGKTTLLDLIRKTSVQAREVGGMTQHIGASFFPIDTLKEIAGPFLRIVGGEIRIPGLLVIDTPGHEAFANLRRRGGGIADIAILVIDILKGFEAQTYEVIEILKSRKTPFLVAANKIDRIPGWKPYPNAPFLESYKRQEPAVRQILDEHLYRIIGKFSELSFRADRFDRIRDFTKTVAIIPTSAKTGEGIPELIAVLAGLTQQYLRGRLQTTSGPAKGTVLEVREEVGLGVTVNAIIYDGVLRKGDIIVLGGKEKPIVTSVRAILMPKPLDEIRDPRERFLSVDEVYAAAGVKIVAPNLEGALAGAPVYVVPSEAKVDEYVKEVLEEIGKIRISTEIDGVVLKADTLGSLEAIAESLSRNGVPVRLADVGDVSKRDVTEATIVKEKEPLYGVVLAFNVKVLPDAEEEAKAHNIPIFWHNVIYHLIDEYIKWMRSEKETRERGEFERLVKPAKIKVLPGYVFRRSKPAIVGVEILAGQIKPRIRLMTGEGKEIGEILQIQDKGAAIPNAGKGRQVAISIDRPIVGRHFDEGDILYSHIPEEHARLLNSKFKDKLSADEMEALGEIITIMRKISPLWASG
- a CDS encoding phosphotransacetylase family protein, with the translated sequence MVKKAIYVASTDELSGKSAIIMALISITKEMGKSVGYFKPIGFSSSLIPGREHVDEDAEIIGSILNMRCESSDICPLVLRKDEFLEDFTRIDIKSCIEKIHEAYEKISKKADLMLIEGPPTFSTGAFAGCPVPKLARDFNAEILLVEKAGEDSVVDDVLQVQDCCIRWGTRIFGVILNRIPQDRLERTERVIKPFIEKSGINVLGLIPEDKMLSAPTVREICDFIGGRVLAGKDGLDKMVEAILIGAMTPESAAKYFRKVTNELVITGGDRTDIILTALETDVAAIVLTGNLYPNVRVFPRADELNIPLILVPYDTYTTLQHVQKIIGRIKPKDSRRINAAVELVKRNVDYMKILAT